In Sulfitobacter sp. W027, a single window of DNA contains:
- a CDS encoding winged helix DNA-binding protein, translating into MSEEVPPTPSRRIVSSRHLAEGDGWEASELEYGMIIAYNAFTRWMSRCMAAAGNGDLTPLEILVLHNANHRGREKRLTDICFLLNIEDTHTVNYALRKLVKAELLSAEKRGKEVFYRTSPAGAELCEAYRAIRQACFLDGLPRTDISGEELRKIAAQLRAMSGQYDQASRAAASL; encoded by the coding sequence ATGTCGGAAGAAGTACCCCCCACCCCGTCGCGCCGGATCGTCTCTTCGCGGCATTTGGCCGAGGGCGATGGCTGGGAAGCGTCCGAGCTCGAATACGGGATGATCATCGCCTATAACGCCTTCACACGCTGGATGTCGCGCTGCATGGCAGCGGCGGGCAATGGAGACCTGACACCGCTGGAAATTCTCGTGCTGCACAACGCCAATCACCGGGGCCGGGAGAAGCGGCTGACGGATATCTGTTTCCTGCTGAACATCGAAGACACGCATACGGTGAACTATGCGCTGCGCAAACTGGTGAAAGCGGAACTGCTAAGTGCCGAAAAACGCGGTAAGGAGGTGTTCTATCGCACCTCCCCCGCCGGGGCCGAGCTTTGCGAAGCCTATCGCGCGATCCGTCAGGCGTGCTTTCTCGACGGGTTGCCGCGCACCGATATCTCCGGCGAGGAACTGCGCAAGATCGCGGCTCAGCTTCGGGCGATGTCGGGGCAATATGACCAAGCGAGCCGCGCGGCGGCGTCGCTGTAG
- the gap gene encoding type I glyceraldehyde-3-phosphate dehydrogenase has protein sequence MTTKIAINGFGRIGRCVLRALIENGFDGIEVVAINDLTDAENLLHLLKYDSVHGRLTADAELKDGNLHVAGQTIRMTAERDPAKLPWGDVDVAYECTGFFTTRDAAAKHLENGSKRVLISAPGKGVDRTVVYGVNHQELTAEDVIVSNASCTTNCLAPVAKVLDDTFGIETGYMTTIHAYTGDQPTHDSPHRDPYRGRAAALSMVPTSTGAAAAISEVIPHLKGVLEGSAVRVPTANVSLVDLSIMPKKPATVEAVNAAMQEAANGALKGVLAYEPAPLVSADFNHDPHSSTLAPEQTRVTDGGMIRVVSWYDNEWGFSNRMNDTARAIAALI, from the coding sequence ATGACCACAAAAATCGCCATCAACGGCTTCGGCCGCATTGGCCGCTGCGTGTTGCGCGCGCTAATCGAGAACGGCTTTGACGGGATCGAAGTCGTTGCCATCAACGACCTGACCGATGCCGAGAACCTGCTGCACCTCCTGAAATACGACTCCGTCCATGGCCGCCTGACCGCGGATGCCGAGTTGAAAGACGGCAATCTGCATGTGGCGGGTCAGACCATTCGCATGACGGCAGAGCGTGATCCGGCGAAACTGCCGTGGGGTGATGTCGATGTCGCCTATGAGTGCACCGGGTTCTTCACCACGCGCGATGCGGCAGCGAAACATCTGGAAAACGGCAGCAAGCGGGTACTGATCTCGGCCCCGGGCAAGGGCGTGGATCGCACCGTGGTTTACGGGGTGAACCATCAGGAACTGACTGCCGAAGACGTCATCGTCTCCAACGCCTCTTGTACCACCAACTGTCTCGCCCCGGTGGCCAAAGTGCTCGACGACACCTTCGGGATCGAGACCGGCTATATGACCACGATCCATGCCTATACCGGCGACCAGCCGACCCATGACAGCCCGCACCGCGACCCTTACCGTGGCCGCGCCGCCGCCCTGTCGATGGTGCCCACATCAACCGGTGCTGCAGCTGCAATTTCCGAAGTGATCCCGCATCTCAAAGGGGTTCTTGAAGGCTCTGCCGTGCGGGTGCCGACGGCCAATGTCTCGCTCGTGGACCTGTCCATCATGCCTAAGAAACCCGCCACGGTGGAGGCGGTGAACGCGGCGATGCAAGAGGCGGCCAATGGCGCGCTCAAGGGCGTCTTGGCCTATGAGCCCGCGCCGCTGGTGTCGGCTGATTTTAACCACGATCCGCATTCCTCGACCCTTGCGCCCGAGCAGACGCGGGTGACCGATGGCGGCATGATCCGTGTGGTCAGCTGGTATGACAATGAATGGGGTTTCTCAAACCGCATGAACGACACCGCGCGTGCCATTGCCGCGTTGATCTAA
- the argH gene encoding argininosuccinate lyase — MTDTTSNKMWGGRFAAGPDAIMEAINASIGFDKRMAAQDIAGSRAHAAMLAATGILTDNDADAIREGLLTILSEIEEGKFEFSAALEDIHMNVEARLKDLIGEPAGRLHTGRSRNDQVATDFKLWVRDQLDAADEGLQALVRALLSQAEAGADWVMPGFTHLQTAQPVTWGHHMMAYVEMFGRDLSRFRDARRRMNECPLGAAALAGTSFPIDRDMTAEALGFDRPAANSLDAVSDRDFALEFMGAASICAMHLSRFAEELVIWSSAQFRFVALSDRFSTGSSIMPQKKNPDAAELIRAKVGRIFGANTALMIVMKGLPLAYSKDMQEDKEQVFDAADNLMLALAAMTGMVGDMTAERENLAAAAGSGFSTATDLADWLVRVPGLPFRDAHHVTGTLVAMAEAQGCDLPDLTLEQMQSVHAEITKDVFDVLGVENSVNSRMSYGGTAPAQVRAQVERWKEILK; from the coding sequence ATGACCGACACGACCTCGAACAAAATGTGGGGTGGCCGTTTCGCCGCCGGACCGGACGCGATCATGGAGGCGATCAACGCTTCGATCGGGTTCGACAAACGGATGGCCGCACAAGACATCGCCGGGTCGCGTGCCCATGCCGCCATGCTGGCAGCCACGGGCATCCTGACTGATAACGACGCTGACGCGATACGGGAAGGGCTTCTCACGATCTTGTCAGAGATCGAAGAGGGCAAGTTTGAGTTCTCGGCAGCGCTTGAAGACATCCACATGAACGTCGAGGCGCGGCTGAAAGACCTGATTGGCGAGCCCGCAGGCCGTCTGCACACGGGCCGCTCGCGCAACGACCAAGTCGCGACCGATTTTAAACTCTGGGTGCGCGATCAGTTGGACGCCGCCGATGAGGGTCTGCAAGCGCTGGTCCGCGCGCTTTTGTCTCAAGCCGAGGCGGGCGCCGATTGGGTGATGCCAGGCTTTACCCATCTGCAAACCGCGCAGCCAGTCACATGGGGCCATCACATGATGGCCTATGTTGAGATGTTTGGCCGCGACCTGTCGCGCTTTCGCGATGCGCGTCGCCGTATGAACGAATGCCCGCTGGGGGCCGCCGCACTGGCTGGCACGTCCTTCCCGATTGACCGGGACATGACAGCCGAAGCGCTCGGCTTTGACCGCCCCGCCGCGAACTCCCTCGACGCCGTCAGCGACCGCGACTTCGCGTTGGAATTCATGGGCGCGGCAAGCATCTGCGCCATGCACCTGTCGCGCTTTGCTGAAGAGCTAGTCATCTGGTCCTCGGCACAGTTCCGCTTCGTGGCGCTGTCGGACCGCTTCTCGACCGGCTCAAGCATCATGCCGCAGAAGAAAAACCCCGACGCAGCTGAGTTGATCCGCGCTAAAGTGGGCCGCATTTTCGGCGCGAACACCGCGTTGATGATCGTGATGAAGGGGCTGCCGTTGGCCTATTCCAAGGACATGCAAGAAGACAAAGAGCAGGTCTTCGACGCTGCCGATAACCTGATGCTGGCGCTGGCCGCGATGACCGGAATGGTCGGCGATATGACCGCGGAGCGCGAGAACCTCGCCGCTGCTGCGGGCTCGGGATTCTCCACCGCCACCGATCTGGCCGACTGGCTGGTGCGCGTGCCGGGTCTGCCCTTCCGCGACGCGCATCACGTGACCGGCACGCTGGTCGCCATGGCCGAGGCGCAGGGCTGCGATTTGCCGGACCTTACGCTGGAACAGATGCAATCGGTGCACGCCGAGATCACTAAGGACGTTTTCGATGTGCTCGGCGTCGAAAACTCGGTAAACTCGCGCATGTCCTATGGCGGCACCGCCCCTGCGCAGGTGCGTGCCCAAGTCGAGCGTTGGAAGGAAATCCTGAAGTGA
- a CDS encoding DUF2834 domain-containing protein — protein MSPLRMLYLALAVWGTIHPMYYFVTWFNAEGWSLSAMVDAWHANAAASGLVWDLTIAAVTLTIWIIAEVAVRRNFLSLIAIPATFCIGVSCGLPLYLFLRTAPIR, from the coding sequence ATGTCACCGTTGCGCATGCTCTACCTCGCCCTCGCGGTCTGGGGCACGATCCATCCGATGTATTACTTCGTCACATGGTTCAACGCCGAAGGCTGGAGCCTCAGCGCCATGGTCGATGCCTGGCACGCCAACGCCGCCGCCAGCGGGCTGGTCTGGGATCTGACCATCGCTGCCGTCACTTTGACCATCTGGATCATCGCCGAGGTCGCCGTGCGCCGGAATTTCCTCAGCTTGATTGCCATTCCCGCCACGTTCTGTATTGGGGTGAGCTGTGGCCTGCCGCTCTATCTTTTCCTGCGGACAGCGCCCATCAGATAA
- a CDS encoding DUF4175 domain-containing protein, translating into METSTDKTDGLRALRRPLRLTWAGMWAEALVQALWPMLTLLLAVLALLMMGAQDNLTGDLLWGVLAAVGLGFLGTLVFALRRFRIPSQAEALARLDASLPGRPIRALLDDQAIGAGDTASAAVWQAHQKRMAARAAQAQPVKGDLRVAQADPYALRYVALLAFVVALVFGSVWRLGEVTQLTPGGAGGTLASGPVWEGWAEPPHHTGKPTLYLNDLEAGALSLPAGTLITLRLYGELGALTMQETVSGRAGGATSEPAQDFTLRQSGEISIEGPGARAWQITMLPDAAPQIERQGPPEVTALGEMSLPFAARDDYGVEAGEARISLDLASVDRRYGLTIDPDTRPEIVVPLPMPITGDRREFEESLIENFSKHPWANLPVSLELSVLDAAEQQAATEVSQLTLPGRRFFDPAAAAVIEMRRDLLWSRANAPRIAQVLRAVTYAPGEDLRSDVTVLRLKQLIRRLEIRARYGLDEEVKTEMAEDLWALAIELEEGVLADALARMRRAQDRLNEAMKNGASSAEIAELMEELRRATEEYLEQLQRQQAQEGDGEGQQPQGESMQMTQDDLQRMMDRIQELMEQGRMAEAAEALRQLQEMMENMRVTQGQPGEGGNSPGEQAMEGLSETLREQQGLSDQAFRDLQEQFNPGTGAGENEGNEGRNGGQGRGQSHEGQQGQGGQSGEDGAEEGLAGRQQALRDELRRQEGRLPGQGTPEGDAARDALDRAGEAMDRAGKALRRDELAEAIDNQAQAMEALREGMRSLGDAMEQEQGEGQPGQGTAEGDRRAEARDPLGREQGGNGANSSDAPLAQGPDDQGRARRLLDEIRRRSGEAERPEVERDYLNRLLDRF; encoded by the coding sequence ATGGAAACATCCACTGACAAGACAGACGGGCTGCGCGCATTGCGGCGGCCCTTGCGGCTGACTTGGGCGGGGATGTGGGCCGAGGCGCTGGTGCAGGCGCTTTGGCCGATGCTGACGCTGCTGCTGGCGGTGCTGGCGCTGCTGATGATGGGGGCGCAGGACAATCTGACCGGTGATCTGCTTTGGGGTGTGCTGGCCGCTGTGGGCCTTGGGTTTCTCGGCACATTGGTTTTCGCGCTCCGGCGCTTTCGCATTCCCTCACAGGCAGAGGCCTTGGCGCGGCTGGATGCCAGCCTGCCGGGGCGGCCCATTCGGGCGCTTTTGGACGATCAGGCGATTGGCGCGGGCGACACAGCCTCGGCGGCGGTCTGGCAGGCCCATCAGAAACGTATGGCCGCGCGGGCCGCGCAGGCGCAGCCGGTCAAGGGTGACCTACGGGTCGCGCAGGCCGATCCCTATGCGCTGCGCTATGTGGCGCTGCTGGCTTTCGTCGTTGCACTGGTCTTCGGCTCGGTCTGGCGGTTGGGTGAGGTGACGCAGCTGACCCCCGGCGGGGCGGGCGGCACGCTGGCCTCTGGCCCGGTCTGGGAGGGGTGGGCCGAGCCGCCGCACCATACTGGGAAACCAACGCTTTATCTGAATGACCTTGAGGCCGGGGCGCTGTCTCTGCCTGCGGGCACGTTGATCACCCTGCGGCTTTACGGAGAGTTGGGTGCGTTGACGATGCAAGAAACCGTATCGGGCCGCGCGGGGGGCGCGACCTCAGAGCCCGCGCAGGATTTCACCCTGCGCCAAAGCGGCGAGATCAGCATCGAGGGTCCGGGCGCGCGGGCATGGCAGATTACAATGCTCCCCGACGCCGCCCCGCAGATCGAGCGACAAGGCCCGCCCGAGGTGACTGCTTTGGGCGAAATGAGCCTGCCGTTTGCCGCGCGGGATGACTACGGCGTCGAAGCAGGCGAGGCGCGGATCAGCCTTGATCTGGCCTCCGTCGACCGCCGCTATGGGTTGACCATCGACCCTGACACACGGCCCGAGATCGTCGTGCCGCTGCCCATGCCGATCACCGGTGATCGACGCGAGTTTGAAGAGAGCTTGATCGAGAATTTCTCGAAACACCCTTGGGCCAATCTGCCGGTATCTCTAGAGCTTTCCGTGCTCGACGCCGCCGAACAGCAAGCCGCGACGGAGGTGAGCCAGTTGACCCTGCCGGGGCGGCGCTTTTTCGATCCCGCGGCGGCAGCAGTCATCGAGATGCGCCGCGACCTTTTGTGGTCGCGGGCCAATGCCCCACGCATCGCGCAGGTGCTTCGCGCTGTAACCTATGCGCCGGGGGAGGACCTGCGATCGGATGTCACGGTTCTGCGGCTCAAGCAATTGATCCGCCGTCTGGAAATCCGGGCGCGTTATGGGCTGGACGAAGAGGTCAAGACCGAGATGGCCGAAGACCTCTGGGCGTTGGCGATTGAACTGGAAGAGGGCGTGTTGGCCGATGCGCTGGCGCGGATGCGCCGGGCGCAGGATCGGCTGAATGAGGCGATGAAGAACGGCGCGTCGTCGGCAGAGATTGCCGAGCTGATGGAAGAGCTGCGCCGCGCCACCGAAGAGTATCTAGAGCAACTGCAGCGCCAACAGGCGCAGGAGGGCGATGGCGAAGGCCAGCAGCCCCAAGGCGAGTCCATGCAGATGACGCAAGATGATCTGCAGCGGATGATGGACCGTATTCAAGAGTTGATGGAGCAGGGCCGCATGGCCGAGGCCGCAGAGGCGCTGCGCCAGTTGCAAGAGATGATGGAGAACATGCGCGTCACCCAAGGCCAGCCCGGCGAGGGCGGCAATTCACCGGGTGAGCAGGCGATGGAGGGACTCTCGGAAACCCTGCGCGAGCAACAGGGGCTGAGCGATCAGGCCTTCCGCGACCTGCAAGAGCAGTTCAATCCCGGCACTGGCGCGGGTGAGAATGAAGGCAACGAGGGCCGCAATGGCGGGCAGGGCCGCGGTCAGAGCCATGAGGGCCAGCAAGGGCAGGGCGGCCAATCCGGCGAAGACGGAGCCGAAGAGGGGCTGGCCGGGCGTCAGCAAGCGCTGCGCGATGAGTTGCGTCGTCAAGAAGGGCGTCTGCCGGGGCAAGGCACGCCCGAAGGGGATGCCGCGCGTGATGCACTGGACCGCGCCGGAGAAGCGATGGACCGCGCCGGCAAGGCCCTGCGCCGCGATGAGTTGGCCGAGGCGATCGACAATCAGGCACAGGCCATGGAAGCCCTGCGCGAGGGGATGCGGTCGCTTGGCGATGCGATGGAGCAAGAACAGGGCGAGGGCCAGCCCGGTCAAGGCACCGCTGAGGGCGACCGCCGGGCCGAGGCGCGCGATCCGCTGGGGCGCGAGCAGGGGGGCAATGGGGCCAATAGCTCGGACGCGCCGCTGGCGCAGGGGCCCGACGATCAGGGCCGCGCGCGGCGTTTGCTGGACGAAATCCGCCGCCGCTCGGGCGAGGCGGAGCGGCCCGAGGTTGAACGTGATTACCTCAACAGACTGTTGGATCGGTTCTAA
- a CDS encoding amidohydrolase family protein yields MFDLIIKGGTLPDGRTTDIGIKGDRIAAIEDLSTAETRETIDASGDLVSPPFVDPHFHMDATLSYGTPRINASGTLLEGIGLWGKLKEVMTQDEVKARALEYCDWAASLGLLAIRSHVDTCDDRLLGVEALLDVRETVKDYIDLQLVAFPQDGLYRDPTAHENTLRALDMGVDVVGGIPHFERTMADGARSVTALCELAAERGLMVDLHCDETDDPHSRHIETLAYETQRLGLQGRVAGSHLTSMHSMDNYYVSKLLPLMAEAQVAAIPNPLINITLQGRHDTYPKRRGLTRVKEMQAMGIDVGWGQDCVMDPWYSMGTGDMLDVAFMGLHVAQMTSPEEMRRCFDMVTNVNARILGLQDYGLKVGATASLVVLDAGNPIEALRLRPDRLCVVAKGRVISQQARNDARLNLPGRPDSVRRRHSAHS; encoded by the coding sequence ATGTTCGACCTCATCATCAAAGGCGGCACGCTCCCCGATGGCCGCACCACCGACATCGGCATCAAGGGCGACCGCATCGCCGCCATCGAGGACCTCTCCACCGCTGAAACCCGCGAGACCATCGACGCCAGCGGCGACCTCGTCAGCCCACCCTTCGTCGACCCGCATTTCCACATGGATGCCACCCTCAGCTACGGCACCCCGCGCATCAATGCCTCCGGCACGCTGCTCGAAGGCATCGGCCTCTGGGGTAAGTTGAAAGAGGTCATGACCCAAGACGAGGTCAAAGCCCGCGCACTGGAATACTGCGACTGGGCCGCCTCGTTGGGCCTCCTGGCGATCCGCAGCCATGTCGACACCTGCGACGACCGGCTTCTGGGCGTCGAAGCCCTGCTCGACGTGCGCGAAACCGTCAAAGACTACATCGACCTGCAACTCGTCGCCTTCCCCCAAGACGGCCTCTACCGCGACCCCACGGCGCATGAGAACACTCTCCGCGCCCTCGACATGGGCGTCGACGTCGTCGGCGGCATCCCGCATTTCGAACGCACCATGGCCGACGGCGCGCGTTCGGTCACCGCCCTCTGCGAGCTCGCCGCCGAGCGCGGCCTCATGGTCGACCTGCACTGCGACGAGACCGACGACCCCCATTCGCGCCACATCGAGACGCTGGCCTATGAGACCCAACGCCTCGGGCTGCAGGGCAGGGTGGCCGGCTCACATCTGACCTCGATGCACTCGATGGATAACTACTATGTCTCGAAACTGCTGCCGCTGATGGCCGAAGCCCAGGTCGCCGCGATCCCCAATCCGCTGATCAACATCACCCTGCAAGGCCGCCATGATACCTACCCAAAACGCCGCGGCTTGACCCGGGTGAAAGAGATGCAGGCCATGGGCATCGACGTCGGCTGGGGGCAGGACTGCGTGATGGACCCGTGGTATTCCATGGGCACGGGCGACATGCTCGACGTCGCCTTCATGGGGCTGCATGTGGCGCAGATGACCTCGCCGGAGGAAATGCGCCGCTGCTTTGACATGGTGACGAATGTGAACGCGCGGATTTTGGGCTTGCAGGATTACGGCCTCAAGGTCGGCGCGACCGCCTCGCTGGTGGTGCTTGACGCGGGCAACCCGATTGAGGCGCTGCGCCTGCGGCCTGACCGGCTTTGCGTGGTGGCCAAGGGCCGCGTCATCTCACAACAGGCGCGCAACGACGCGCGGCTGAACCTGCCCGGGCGGCCCGACAGCGTGCGCCGTCGCCATAGCGCACATTCATAA
- the lysA gene encoding diaminopimelate decarboxylase, with protein sequence MDHFLYKDGVLHAEDVSLAEIAAAVGTPVYVYSTATLLRHFHLFDDALSGMDHLVCYAMKANSNQAVLRTLAQAGAGMDVVSGGEYRRAKAAGVPGDKIVFSGVGKTRDEIELALTGGIRQFNVESEPEMILLDIVARELGKVAPITIRVNPDVDAKTHAKIATGKSENKFGIPIARAREVYAMAANLPGLEIVGIDVHIGSQLTDLAPFEQAYGKVAELTEVLRADGHNIRRLDLGGGLGIPYERSNSAPPLPTDYGAMVQRTLGHLECEIEIEPGRLIAGNAGVLVSEVIYLKSGEGRDFLILDAAMNDLIRPAMYDAWHDIVPLNEPAPGAEPRPVDIVGPVCESGDTFAKQRMMPVLGSGDLVAFRSAGAYGAVMSSEYNSRPLIPEVLVNGDQFAVIRPRPSFDEMINRDTIPEWL encoded by the coding sequence ATGGATCATTTTCTCTATAAAGACGGTGTGTTGCATGCCGAAGACGTAAGCCTGGCCGAGATTGCCGCCGCCGTCGGTACGCCGGTCTATGTCTATTCCACCGCCACGCTGCTGCGCCATTTCCACCTCTTTGACGACGCGCTCTCGGGCATGGATCACTTGGTCTGCTACGCCATGAAAGCCAACTCCAACCAAGCCGTTCTGCGCACACTGGCGCAGGCGGGCGCGGGGATGGATGTGGTCTCGGGCGGGGAATACCGCCGCGCCAAGGCGGCAGGGGTGCCGGGGGATAAGATCGTGTTCTCCGGCGTCGGCAAGACCCGCGATGAGATCGAACTGGCGCTGACGGGCGGCATTCGGCAGTTCAACGTTGAGAGCGAGCCGGAGATGATCCTGCTTGATATCGTGGCGCGTGAGTTGGGCAAAGTGGCCCCGATCACCATCCGCGTGAACCCGGACGTTGACGCGAAAACTCATGCAAAGATCGCCACCGGCAAAAGCGAGAACAAGTTCGGCATCCCCATCGCCCGCGCCCGCGAAGTCTATGCCATGGCGGCCAATCTGCCGGGGTTGGAGATCGTCGGCATCGACGTGCATATCGGCAGCCAGTTGACCGATCTCGCCCCCTTTGAGCAGGCCTACGGCAAAGTGGCGGAACTGACCGAAGTGCTGCGCGCCGATGGGCATAACATCCGGCGGCTGGATCTTGGCGGCGGCTTGGGCATTCCCTATGAACGCTCCAACTCCGCCCCGCCACTGCCCACGGATTACGGCGCGATGGTGCAGCGCACGCTGGGGCATCTGGAATGCGAGATTGAGATTGAGCCGGGCCGTTTGATTGCCGGCAACGCGGGCGTCTTGGTGAGCGAGGTGATCTACCTCAAATCCGGCGAGGGCCGCGATTTCCTGATCCTTGATGCCGCGATGAACGATCTCATCCGCCCCGCCATGTATGACGCTTGGCATGACATCGTGCCGCTGAATGAACCCGCGCCGGGGGCAGAGCCGCGCCCGGTGGATATCGTCGGCCCGGTTTGCGAATCCGGCGATACGTTCGCCAAACAGCGGATGATGCCGGTGCTGGGGTCGGGTGATCTGGTGGCCTTCCGCTCTGCCGGAGCCTACGGCGCAGTGATGAGCAGCGAATATAATTCGCGGCCCCTGATCCCCGAGGTGCTGGTCAATGGCGATCAATTCGCGGTTATCCGCCCACGGCCAAGCTTTGACGAAATGATAAACCGCGATACCATCCCTGAATGGCTTTGA
- a CDS encoding Hint domain-containing protein, which yields MKTGFRGTFVISWSQTEIDGLEAAPVQSLELGSAWAWRGDTLRVDGPNDVLRLDMADGAEQLRKRAARMVQRLIGAALEEGGVMPPKALCNDHTAPPLGNSFMVTNGARIYTVTLIDAGQSRTPLLMFVDELPPRDCELWVMHSTIKPQRDRLLEAESRVVICFTPGTRIRTPMGSALIEELREGDLIQTKDNGAQPLEWIGSRRMSGARLHAMPHLRPVRFRPGALGIAQPDAPLLVSPDHRIVLQGRQARDLFNCDEVLVAAKDLINGHSVASDMSLREVTYIHVLLAEHQVMWANGVETESFHPAAAPLTSLGAQDRARLLAAHPQLAADPHSYGGFARRNLSTSEAAILRHVA from the coding sequence ATGAAAACGGGCTTTCGAGGCACGTTTGTCATCAGCTGGTCGCAAACAGAGATCGACGGTCTGGAGGCCGCGCCGGTGCAGTCGCTCGAACTGGGCTCTGCCTGGGCGTGGCGCGGGGATACTCTCCGCGTGGATGGGCCGAATGATGTATTGCGGCTGGATATGGCGGACGGGGCAGAGCAGCTGCGCAAACGCGCGGCTCGCATGGTGCAACGCCTGATCGGCGCAGCGCTGGAAGAGGGGGGCGTTATGCCGCCCAAAGCTCTGTGTAACGACCATACCGCCCCACCGCTCGGCAACAGTTTCATGGTCACCAATGGCGCGCGGATCTACACAGTCACGTTGATTGACGCAGGCCAAAGTCGCACGCCGCTGTTGATGTTTGTCGATGAATTGCCGCCGCGTGATTGCGAACTGTGGGTGATGCACAGCACCATAAAACCGCAGCGTGATAGGCTCTTGGAGGCCGAGAGTCGCGTTGTCATCTGCTTTACCCCCGGCACCCGCATTCGCACGCCCATGGGCAGCGCCCTCATCGAAGAGCTGCGCGAGGGTGATCTGATCCAGACCAAGGACAATGGCGCGCAGCCGCTGGAGTGGATCGGCAGCCGCCGGATGAGCGGCGCGCGGCTGCATGCCATGCCGCATCTGCGGCCCGTGCGGTTCCGCCCGGGTGCCTTGGGAATTGCGCAGCCCGATGCCCCGCTGCTGGTCTCGCCCGACCACCGGATCGTGCTGCAAGGCCGGCAGGCCCGTGATCTGTTCAACTGTGACGAGGTGCTGGTCGCGGCCAAAGACCTGATCAACGGGCACAGCGTGGCCAGCGATATGTCCCTGCGCGAGGTGACCTATATCCATGTGCTGCTGGCCGAGCATCAGGTGATGTGGGCCAACGGGGTCGAGACCGAGAGCTTTCATCCCGCCGCAGCCCCGCTCACCAGTCTTGGCGCGCAGGACCGGGCGCGTCTGCTTGCGGCGCATCCGCAGCTGGCGGCTGATCCGCACAGCTACGGTGGCTTCGCACGTCGCAATCTCAGCACGTCTGAGGCGGCGATCCTGCGGCATGTGGCGTAA
- a CDS encoding TlpA family protein disulfide reductase — MKNLVLGFVYTLLVAGANPALAGTADIAGLRDGDMKKLVIHDAPQAASDVTFEREDDGEAMSLADYEGKIVLVNFWATWCAPCRKEMPQLNALQKEFGGDDFQVLTIATGRNSEEGIKRFFEEAGVDSLPRHQDPKQKLASQMGVFGLPISVLLDREGREIARLQGDAEWDSESARAIIAALIKEDAES; from the coding sequence ATGAAAAATCTCGTGCTCGGCTTCGTTTATACGCTGCTTGTCGCAGGTGCAAACCCCGCCCTTGCCGGAACGGCTGACATCGCGGGGCTGCGCGACGGGGACATGAAGAAACTCGTGATCCATGACGCGCCGCAAGCGGCTTCTGACGTGACTTTTGAGCGTGAGGACGATGGCGAGGCAATGTCGCTGGCGGATTATGAAGGCAAGATCGTGTTGGTGAACTTCTGGGCCACATGGTGCGCACCCTGCCGCAAGGAAATGCCGCAGTTGAACGCGCTGCAAAAAGAATTTGGCGGCGATGATTTTCAGGTGCTGACCATCGCTACGGGGCGTAATTCAGAGGAAGGGATCAAACGTTTCTTCGAGGAAGCGGGCGTCGACAGCCTGCCGCGCCACCAAGACCCGAAGCAAAAGCTCGCCAGCCAGATGGGCGTGTTCGGCCTGCCGATCAGCGTATTGCTAGACCGTGAAGGGCGTGAGATTGCCCGGTTGCAGGGCGATGCGGAATGGGACTCTGAGAGCGCGCGGGCGATTATCGCAGCGCTGATTAAAGAAGACGCCGAAAGCTAA